In Microbacterium galbinum, a single window of DNA contains:
- a CDS encoding aminotransferase class I/II-fold pyridoxal phosphate-dependent enzyme, translating to MSVITGAWRRTAAGAGLLSPDGAVAPTIFAEMSALAASTGAINLGQGFPDEDGPAEVLEAARRAIADGVNQYPPGRGTADLRLAIAEHQKRFYGLDVDPDTEVLVTVGATEALTATLLALIDGPEDEVVVFEPYYDSYAAAVSLAGGTLRTVPLRVPDFQPDLDRLADAVTDRTRIILVNDPHNPTGTVFGADVLTEIVRLAERHDALIVTDEVYEHLAFRARHIPVATLPGAAERTLTISSAGKTFSATGWKVGWIHGPAALITAVLTVKQFLTYVGAAPFQPAVAVGLRLGDAFFADAAATLAHKHDVLGAGLQAAGFTVFAPQGGYFTLADATAVGGADGAEFCRTLPERFGVGAIPLAAFLPPAHRADPEYAGIVRFAACKKVSVIDEAVSRLARLRG from the coding sequence ATGAGTGTCATCACCGGTGCATGGCGGCGCACAGCGGCGGGCGCGGGCCTGCTCTCGCCCGACGGGGCCGTCGCGCCCACCATCTTCGCAGAGATGTCGGCCCTCGCGGCCTCGACGGGAGCGATCAATCTCGGGCAGGGATTCCCCGACGAGGACGGCCCGGCGGAGGTTCTCGAAGCCGCCAGGCGGGCGATCGCCGATGGGGTGAACCAGTACCCGCCCGGTCGGGGCACCGCCGATCTCCGACTCGCCATCGCCGAGCACCAGAAGCGGTTCTACGGCCTCGACGTCGATCCGGACACCGAGGTGCTCGTCACGGTCGGAGCGACCGAGGCTCTCACGGCGACGCTCCTCGCCCTGATCGACGGTCCGGAGGACGAGGTCGTCGTCTTCGAGCCGTACTACGACTCCTACGCGGCCGCGGTCTCTCTCGCCGGAGGCACGCTGCGCACCGTGCCGCTGCGCGTGCCGGACTTCCAGCCGGACCTCGACCGGTTGGCGGATGCCGTCACCGACCGTACGCGGATCATCCTCGTGAACGATCCGCACAACCCGACCGGCACGGTGTTCGGCGCCGACGTGCTCACCGAGATCGTTCGCCTCGCCGAGCGGCATGACGCGCTCATCGTGACGGACGAGGTCTACGAGCACCTGGCGTTCCGCGCCCGGCACATCCCGGTCGCAACACTGCCCGGCGCTGCGGAGCGCACGCTGACGATCTCCTCGGCGGGCAAGACCTTCTCGGCCACCGGGTGGAAGGTCGGCTGGATCCACGGTCCCGCCGCACTGATCACCGCCGTGCTCACCGTGAAGCAGTTCCTCACCTACGTCGGGGCCGCCCCCTTCCAGCCCGCCGTCGCGGTCGGGCTCCGCCTGGGAGACGCCTTCTTCGCGGATGCCGCGGCGACGCTCGCCCACAAGCACGACGTGCTCGGTGCCGGACTGCAGGCCGCGGGTTTCACCGTCTTCGCCCCGCAGGGCGGGTACTTCACCCTCGCCGACGCCACGGCGGTCGGCGGCGCCGATGGTGCGGAGTTCTGCCGCACCCTGCCCGAGCGCTTCGGCGTCGGGGCGATTCCGCTGGCTGCTTTCCTGCCGCCGGCGCACCGCGCCGACCCGGAGTACGCGGGCATCGTGCGCTTCGCCGCCTGCAAGAAGGTGTCGGTCATCGACGAGGCCGTCTCGCGCCTGGCCCGTCTCAGGGGCTGA
- a CDS encoding CDP-glycerol glycerophosphotransferase family protein — translation MTTARIDESAQTLVIAGTGPRPAHAELVGPRARVDARLSGGGKSWKAVFALQAARWGGPALPLPAGEYRLTVADTAFDDIDVAPVLLPGLRVEVTGDTVRIAAPIDPIYETAEGQATLEERYVAQAGGTENAVFFESFYGRSVGCNPQAIDREIAKRAPDVRRYWSVVDFSVPVPEGAIAVVEGSPEWWHARGAARLLVVNDWLRRRFARKPGQKVLQTWHGTPLKRLALHRPGFDPRRMAAVVKESRRWDVLLAQNTYAERILKKAYAFFGRPIWVEGYPRNDALTTTDPAVIRAALGIGAEERVLLYAPTWRDDRTEMVDFVDAERLAEQTDAVVLVRGHSRTLDSGRDHAGARVIDVTGYPETAQLLLAADALITDYSSVMFDFSVTGKPMYFLVPDIEHYRGTLRGFYFDLGARAPGPLVGSQDELVRALAAPDHEQVYAERYDAWRRQFNARDDGRAAERVVDRILDQGFLTA, via the coding sequence ATGACAACGGCCCGGATCGATGAGTCGGCGCAGACGCTGGTCATCGCAGGAACCGGACCGCGCCCGGCGCACGCCGAGCTGGTCGGCCCGCGTGCGCGGGTCGACGCCCGGCTGTCGGGTGGGGGGAAGAGCTGGAAGGCGGTGTTCGCGCTGCAGGCCGCCCGGTGGGGTGGCCCCGCACTCCCGCTTCCCGCCGGCGAGTATCGCTTGACGGTTGCCGACACCGCGTTCGACGACATCGACGTCGCTCCGGTGCTGCTGCCCGGGCTCCGCGTCGAGGTCACCGGCGACACCGTGCGCATCGCGGCGCCGATCGATCCCATCTACGAGACCGCCGAGGGGCAGGCGACGCTCGAGGAGCGCTACGTCGCCCAGGCGGGCGGCACGGAGAATGCGGTGTTCTTCGAGAGCTTCTACGGCCGGAGCGTCGGGTGCAATCCGCAGGCGATCGACCGCGAGATCGCGAAGCGCGCCCCCGACGTCCGTCGCTACTGGAGCGTGGTGGACTTCTCGGTCCCCGTGCCGGAGGGGGCGATCGCCGTGGTCGAGGGAAGCCCCGAGTGGTGGCACGCTCGGGGAGCGGCGCGCCTGCTCGTCGTGAACGACTGGCTGCGCCGGAGATTCGCCCGCAAGCCCGGCCAGAAGGTGCTGCAGACCTGGCACGGGACTCCGCTCAAGCGGCTCGCGCTGCATCGTCCGGGATTCGACCCGCGACGGATGGCGGCCGTCGTCAAGGAATCACGGCGCTGGGACGTGCTGCTCGCGCAGAACACCTACGCCGAGCGCATCCTCAAGAAGGCGTATGCGTTCTTCGGGCGTCCGATCTGGGTCGAGGGATACCCTCGCAACGACGCGCTCACGACCACCGATCCGGCCGTGATCCGCGCAGCGCTCGGCATCGGAGCCGAGGAGCGCGTGCTGCTGTACGCGCCGACGTGGCGCGACGACCGCACCGAGATGGTCGACTTCGTCGACGCCGAGCGGTTGGCCGAGCAGACCGATGCGGTCGTGCTCGTGCGCGGGCACTCCCGCACGCTGGATTCCGGACGCGACCACGCCGGCGCGCGCGTGATCGATGTGACCGGCTATCCCGAGACGGCCCAGCTGCTGCTGGCGGCTGACGCCCTCATCACCGACTACTCCTCGGTGATGTTCGATTTCAGTGTCACCGGCAAGCCGATGTACTTCCTCGTGCCCGACATCGAGCACTACCGCGGAACCCTGCGCGGGTTCTACTTCGATCTCGGCGCCCGGGCTCCCGGGCCGCTCGTGGGGAGTCAGGACGAGCTCGTGCGCGCGCTCGCCGCGCCCGACCACGAGCAGGTGTACGCCGAGCGCTACGACGCATGGCGGCGTCAGTTCAACGCTCGCGATGACGGGCGAGCGGCCGAGCGCGTCGTCGACCGCATCCTCGACCAGGGCTTCCTGACGGCCTGA
- a CDS encoding CDP-glycerol glycerophosphotransferase family protein — protein sequence MASFSFGSGNAAKLLRIPLSLAGRLGTLVVPRGDRWVFGCGAGIGDGALALHRYATAQGHEAVWLTRSQREDDEAATLGIRTLRRSSIRGWWATARAGVLVVTHGLGDINRYADGGGFIVQLWHGIPLKRIGLDSPATTQVPNVPGSAILRRAIAILYRAAAQRIRVLPAASDRSRGRLESAFGLPSDRVVVTGEPRVDVLSEGSPEERRARASARLRTALEGLAEASRVVLYAPTWRDGAADPAVPSADDWVRIVRVLEERDATLIIRSHPLGEGGYVPPLPSRRVRMLGSSVLADVTPVLPAVDVLITDYSSLAYDVGLLAMPVLFLAPDAEEYAHSRGFYGRFRDVAGADAASSWPDVLEQLEGLLSDEAAFTERAARSATLSAEMHAFRDGRNTERVYGAIRARGIRAPKGAV from the coding sequence GTGGCGTCCTTCTCTTTCGGGTCCGGCAATGCGGCCAAGCTGCTGAGGATCCCGCTCTCCCTCGCAGGGCGCCTCGGCACGCTCGTCGTACCGCGCGGCGATCGTTGGGTGTTCGGATGCGGTGCCGGGATCGGTGACGGCGCGCTCGCCCTCCACCGTTACGCGACCGCGCAGGGCCACGAGGCGGTCTGGCTGACCCGATCGCAGCGGGAGGACGACGAGGCGGCGACGCTCGGCATCCGCACGCTCCGACGATCGAGCATCCGTGGCTGGTGGGCGACCGCACGCGCCGGGGTCCTCGTCGTCACGCACGGTCTCGGCGACATCAACCGGTACGCCGACGGGGGCGGGTTCATCGTCCAGCTCTGGCACGGCATCCCCCTCAAGCGCATCGGACTCGACTCGCCGGCGACGACCCAGGTTCCGAACGTCCCGGGGTCCGCGATCCTGCGGCGGGCCATCGCGATCCTGTACCGGGCCGCCGCGCAGAGGATCCGCGTGCTCCCGGCCGCCTCCGATCGCTCGCGCGGGCGCCTGGAGTCGGCGTTCGGGCTGCCGAGCGACCGCGTCGTCGTCACCGGGGAGCCGCGTGTGGATGTGCTCTCGGAGGGATCGCCGGAGGAGCGTCGCGCACGAGCATCCGCCCGACTGCGCACGGCGCTCGAAGGCCTGGCCGAAGCGTCTCGCGTGGTGCTGTACGCGCCCACCTGGCGCGACGGTGCGGCCGACCCCGCCGTCCCCTCGGCCGACGACTGGGTGCGGATCGTCCGAGTGCTCGAAGAGCGCGATGCGACCCTGATCATCCGATCGCATCCGCTCGGCGAAGGAGGGTACGTCCCGCCTCTGCCGAGCCGTCGGGTGCGGATGCTCGGCTCCTCCGTGCTCGCGGACGTGACCCCGGTGCTGCCTGCCGTCGACGTGCTGATCACCGACTATTCGTCTCTCGCCTACGACGTCGGACTCCTGGCGATGCCCGTCCTCTTCCTCGCGCCCGACGCGGAGGAGTACGCGCACTCACGCGGCTTCTACGGTCGCTTCCGCGACGTCGCGGGTGCGGATGCCGCGTCCTCCTGGCCGGATGTGCTGGAGCAGCTCGAGGGGCTGCTGTCCGACGAGGCGGCGTTCACCGAGCGGGCCGCCCGTTCCGCTACGCTCAGCGCGGAGATGCACGCCTTCCGCGACGGCCGAAACACCGAGCGGGTCTATGGTGCGATCCGCGCGCGGGGAATCCGCGCACCGAAGGGAGCAGTATGA
- a CDS encoding carbon-nitrogen hydrolase family protein has translation MSVSPAVPVAVCQFAPTDSREGNRERIAEFVADAAARGARLIVLPEYSSYFVNPMDETLAAHAETLEGDFVQTLIALAGEYAVVIVAGLVEKSDDTRRVRNTVVAVRGDGILAVYRKQHLYDAFGQTESDWVEPGEVGEAATFDLAGLRFGLMTCYDLRFPEVARTLVDAEADVLVVPAEWVRGPLKEHHWTTLLAARAIENTVYVVSADHPAPIGVGHSQIVDPQGVVLAGVGSAEGIAVAPVERAVVDRVRETNPSLRVRRYAVVPR, from the coding sequence ATGTCCGTGAGCCCCGCCGTCCCCGTCGCCGTCTGCCAGTTCGCGCCCACCGATTCCCGCGAGGGCAATCGCGAGCGCATCGCAGAATTCGTGGCGGATGCCGCGGCGCGGGGCGCACGTCTGATCGTTCTGCCCGAGTACTCGAGCTACTTCGTGAATCCGATGGACGAGACCCTCGCCGCACACGCGGAGACGCTGGAGGGCGACTTCGTGCAGACGCTGATCGCTCTGGCGGGGGAGTACGCCGTCGTGATCGTCGCCGGACTCGTCGAGAAGTCGGACGACACCCGTCGCGTCCGGAACACGGTGGTCGCCGTTCGGGGCGACGGCATCCTGGCCGTCTACCGCAAGCAGCACCTCTACGACGCGTTCGGGCAGACCGAGTCGGACTGGGTCGAGCCGGGAGAGGTGGGCGAGGCGGCGACGTTCGACCTGGCAGGCCTGCGCTTCGGCCTGATGACCTGCTACGACCTCCGCTTCCCCGAGGTGGCCCGCACCCTCGTCGACGCGGAGGCGGACGTGCTGGTGGTGCCCGCCGAGTGGGTGCGAGGTCCGCTCAAGGAGCATCACTGGACCACCCTGCTCGCCGCCCGGGCGATCGAGAACACGGTCTACGTCGTCTCCGCCGACCACCCCGCGCCGATCGGCGTCGGCCACTCGCAGATCGTCGATCCGCAGGGAGTGGTGCTCGCCGGTGTCGGCAGCGCCGAGGGCATCGCGGTGGCGCCCGTCGAACGGGCGGTCGTCGACCGCGTCCGCGAGACGAACCCGTCGCTGCGGGTGCGCCGGTACGCCGTCGTTCCGCGCTGA
- a CDS encoding S1C family serine protease, with translation MNEDNTPDHSAPDVPSTEAAEVADRSAPQAAADIPAAPAAEPAAPVAAESAPAPQPAAGHQVPSTFASPAPAAPAPVIAPATAQQFAGSTATSPGAAFGLHSGAAHTQPTVPLGGTAPLGLGDAPADPHVKTKEAKPRGGVRLAAIVVAAALVGGVAGFGGGAIWNAVGTTPSSGVAEGPQTVTVNNPGSVNETTAVATKALPSVVTIEVAGTSEAGSGSGVIISDDGYVLTNTHVVTLGGAVADPTIRVTTSDGRIYSATVVGTDPIYDLAVIKLTDATDLTPIEFADSSELNVGDTAVALGAPLGLSNSVTTGIVSALNRSIQIASSALPDSSSEDAPQEQAPEDGQQDGQQGPFQFDLPGNGQQQTSESISIAVIQTDAAINHGNSGGALVNSKGELIGINVAIASSGSSEESGSIGLGFSIPSNIAQRVSEEIIADGAATHGLLGASVQDAASVQGADVAGAYIADVTSGGAAAAGGLKADDIVTAFNGVPITSASDLTAQVRAAAGGSDAKVTYIRGGKEYQIEVTLGELAG, from the coding sequence ATGAACGAAGACAACACCCCCGACCACTCGGCACCCGACGTGCCGTCCACCGAGGCAGCAGAGGTCGCCGACCGTTCGGCGCCGCAGGCCGCCGCTGACATCCCCGCCGCGCCGGCCGCGGAGCCCGCCGCCCCCGTGGCCGCAGAGTCCGCTCCCGCGCCGCAGCCGGCCGCGGGACACCAGGTGCCCTCGACGTTCGCGTCGCCCGCTCCCGCCGCCCCCGCGCCCGTGATCGCTCCGGCCACCGCGCAGCAGTTCGCTGGCTCGACGGCCACGTCGCCGGGAGCCGCGTTCGGTCTCCACTCCGGCGCCGCCCACACCCAGCCCACGGTTCCCCTGGGCGGAACCGCGCCGCTCGGCCTCGGTGACGCACCGGCCGATCCGCACGTGAAGACCAAGGAGGCCAAGCCGCGCGGCGGCGTGCGCCTCGCGGCCATCGTGGTCGCCGCCGCACTCGTCGGAGGCGTCGCGGGCTTCGGCGGCGGCGCGATCTGGAACGCCGTCGGCACCACGCCCTCGAGCGGTGTCGCGGAGGGGCCGCAGACGGTCACCGTCAACAACCCCGGCTCCGTGAACGAGACCACGGCCGTCGCCACGAAGGCGCTGCCGTCGGTGGTCACGATCGAGGTCGCCGGCACCAGCGAGGCCGGCAGCGGCTCCGGAGTCATCATCAGCGACGACGGCTACGTGCTCACTAACACGCATGTGGTGACGCTCGGCGGTGCCGTCGCCGACCCCACGATCCGTGTGACGACCTCCGACGGTCGCATCTACTCGGCGACCGTCGTGGGCACCGACCCCATCTACGACCTCGCGGTCATCAAGCTCACCGATGCCACCGATCTCACGCCCATCGAGTTCGCGGACTCGTCCGAGCTGAACGTCGGCGACACGGCCGTGGCACTCGGCGCGCCGCTCGGACTGTCGAACTCGGTCACCACCGGCATCGTCAGCGCGCTGAACCGCAGCATCCAGATCGCGTCCTCCGCTCTGCCGGATTCGTCGAGCGAGGACGCCCCGCAGGAACAGGCGCCCGAGGACGGTCAGCAGGACGGCCAGCAGGGTCCGTTCCAGTTCGATCTGCCCGGCAACGGCCAGCAGCAGACGTCGGAGTCGATCTCGATCGCCGTGATCCAGACCGACGCCGCGATCAACCACGGAAACTCCGGCGGTGCCCTCGTCAACAGCAAGGGCGAACTGATCGGCATCAACGTCGCGATCGCCAGCTCCGGATCGTCGGAGGAATCCGGGTCGATCGGCCTCGGCTTCTCGATCCCGTCGAACATCGCCCAGCGCGTCTCCGAAGAGATCATCGCCGACGGTGCGGCCACGCACGGCCTGCTCGGGGCGTCGGTGCAGGATGCGGCCTCCGTGCAGGGCGCGGATGTCGCAGGGGCGTACATCGCCGACGTGACCAGTGGAGGAGCGGCGGCGGCCGGCGGCCTCAAGGCCGACGACATCGTCACCGCCTTCAACGGCGTGCCGATCACCAGCGCCAGCGACCTCACGGCCCAGGTGCGCGCCGCTGCCGGGGGCAGCGACGCGAAAGTGACCTACATCCGCGGCGGCAAGGAGTACCAGATCGAGGTGACGCTCGGCGAACTCGCCGGCTGA